In the Longimicrobium sp. genome, GGCGACGCCACCCTCTTCGCCCGGCGCGACGAGGTGGAGGCCGCATGGACGCTGGTCACTCCGATCCTGGAGCGCTGGGAGGCCGGCGGCGAGCCCGAGGGGTACCCGGCCGGCAGCTGGGGGCCGGACGGTGCGGACCGGCTGATGGGCGAGGACCGGAGGGGGTGGCACCAGCCGTGAGGGGCCCCCACCCCCAGCGTCGCTCCGCGACGCATCCCCCTCCCCCCAAACCGCCTGGGGGAGGGGGAGATGGCGGGCATCCGCGCAGTAGGCGGGGCGCGGAGCGGCGGAGGGCACGGGCGCGATGAATCGCGCCCCTACGAGGCATCGGCGTAGCCCGCGGAGTTCCAGCCCCCTCTCTCGATAACAGAGGGCACAGCCCTCTCCTGTTATCGGGAGAGGGGGCAGTCGAGTGTAACGAGACGGGGGTGAGGGCCCCCGCAACCACCCAAACCCAACCACCATGCCCCGCATCCTCACCTTCCCCACCGCCGCCGAGGCGTCCCGCGCGTCCGCGGAGCGATTCGCGGAGCTCGCGCGCGAGGCGGTGGCGGAGCGCGGAAGGTTCACCGTGGCGCTCTCAGGGGGGACGACGCCGAGGGCCGCGTACACCATGCTCGCCGAGGAGCCGCTCCGCTCCAGCATCCCGTGGGAGCAGGTGCACCTGTTCTGGGGGGACGAGCGATGCGTGCCGCCGGGGCACGTGCGCAGCAACTTCAGGATGGCCAACGAGGCGTTCGTATCGCGCGTCCACATTCCGCCCGCCAACGTGCACCGCATGCGCGGCGAGATTGCGCCCGAGCGCGCGGCGGAGGAGTACGCGATGGAGCTGGCGGCGGACTTCGGCGAGGGGATTCCGCGCTTCGACCTCGTGCACCTGGGGCTCGGCGCGGACGGGCACACCTGCTCCCTCTTCCCCTTCGATCCGCTGCTGCTGGAGCGCGGGCGCACCGTCGCGGCGGCGCTGTACCGGCCGCTGGGGGAGCCGCGAATCACCCTCACCTTTGGCGTGATCAACGCGGCGGCGCACGTGGAGATGCTGGCGCCGGGCGGGGACAAGGCGGAAGTCGTGAAGAAGGTGCTGGAGGGGCCGCGCGACCCCCATCGCATCCCCGCGCAGGGGGTGAGGCCGGCGAGCGGCGACATGGTGTGGCTGCTGGACGAGGCGGCGGCGGCACGGCTCGCGTCACACGGAGAGGACGTGCGCGGGTAGACGGCGCGCGGCGGCACGGGCTTCGCAGCACGGCGCGGGCTTCGATCCACAAGGCGGGCACGCTTTTACCCCGCGCCCCCGCAAGCCAGAGACCGGAGCACGATGGCCCAGGCAACACTCCAGCACGACGTACGACTGATCGCCCAGGGCGAGCACACCGACCCGTTTCGGGTGCTCGGCATGCACAGAGTTTCCGTGGGGCGGGAGATCCGCCTCGTGGTGCGCGCCTTCATCCCCGGCGCCGTCGAGGTGGCGATCCTCGGCACCGGGATCGTTTCGCCGCGCACGCTGGACCGTGTGAACGACGAGGGGTTCTTCGAGGCGGTCCTTCCGCGCGGCACCGAGCCCTTCGCCTACCAGCTTCGCGTCACGTGGGCAGACGGGTCGGTGGGCGAGTTCGCCGACGCGTACTCCTTCAAGTCCACCATCGCCGAGTTCGACCTGTACCTGATCGGCGAGGGGACGCACCTGCGCCTGTACGACGTGCTCGGCGCGCACCCGGACGAGAT is a window encoding:
- the pgl gene encoding 6-phosphogluconolactonase, which produces MPRILTFPTAAEASRASAERFAELAREAVAERGRFTVALSGGTTPRAAYTMLAEEPLRSSIPWEQVHLFWGDERCVPPGHVRSNFRMANEAFVSRVHIPPANVHRMRGEIAPERAAEEYAMELAADFGEGIPRFDLVHLGLGADGHTCSLFPFDPLLLERGRTVAAALYRPLGEPRITLTFGVINAAAHVEMLAPGGDKAEVVKKVLEGPRDPHRIPAQGVRPASGDMVWLLDEAAAARLASHGEDVRG